The nucleotide window gcgtccgcgtcgccgccatcaacgacgagAACCAGTCCTTCACCGACGATCTctgcgagggcgacgtctgGTTCTTCCCCCCGGGCGTGCCGCACTCCATCCAAGCCTTTGACAAGGGCGTAGAGTTCCTTCTCGtcttcgacgagggcgacttTGACGAGAACGGCACCTTTCTCGTCTCCGAGATGTTCGCCCGCACCCCGCGCGAGGTGCTCTCCAAGAACTtccacgccgacgtcgacgccttcaaggacctgcccgacggcgagctctACATCTTCAACGGCACGCGCCAGCCCAAGGACATTGGCCAGCAGAACACGACCGCCCCGGGCGGCTTCCTGAGCGGCAACGGCTCCTACACGTACCACTGGTCGCGCCAGGAGCCGTACCGCGTGCCGGGTGGCAGCGTCAAGATCCTCGACCCGCGCACCTTTCCCATCGCCACCAtgttctccgccgccctcgtcaccgtccagcccggcgccatGCGCGAGATGCACTGGCACACCACCTCGGACGAGTGGGACTACTTCCTCCAGGGCTCCGGCCGCGCCACCATCTACCACGCCCCCAGCGCCGGCCGCACCTTTGACTTcaccgccggcgacgtcggctACATCTCCCAGGCCGAGGCCCACTACGTCGAGAacacgggcgccgaggacctcgtcttcctcgaggTCCTGCAGGCCCCCAAGTTCTCCGACGTGTCCGTCGCCCAGTGGCTCGCCCTGACCCCCAGGCAGACCGTCAAGGACCACCTGAAGCTGCCCGACAAGCTGCTCGACAGCCTCCCCAAGGAGAAGACGATCCTCAAGGCGGGGAATAGGAACCTGACGGCGCTTACCGGCGGGGGAAAGGCCTACGAGCCGTGAGACGGTCGACTGAAACTGCTTCCACGTCGTGGTCAATGATAGCAGAGCATCTACCGCCGATCCATTTCATGAAGCCTAGAGCCAGACATGAAGCCCCTCGTCGAACTGGAGGGAAGTAGATTTCTGCCGCGCCGGGTGTGAATCGGCAGTGAACAACATCATTGGGCGCGACGGCAGGGTTCGTGTTTGCAAAGGGCGTGTGGACGCGGTGGTGTTGACGGCCACGGGGctcaggggggggggggagttgGCATGTACCCGTACCGCGCGGCATCGCGCTCATGACCACGATGAAGCAGCCACGCTGCATCGCAAACGCCTCTACATGATCTGTCACCCTCATCTACATCTCCTCCAGAAACCTATCCACTCCCTCAAGTGCCGACGTTGCAACGTAACGTGTTGTCCGTACACCCTCAACTCCGGCATGGACCATCGTAAACATGACCCAACATGCATGTGCATGAAGCATGCCCTCTCCCTGTCATCTTTGACAAC belongs to Purpureocillium takamizusanense chromosome 1, complete sequence and includes:
- a CDS encoding uncharacterized protein (SECRETED:SignalP(1-19~SECRETED:cutsite=ASA-AP~SECRETED:prob=0.9195)~EggNog:ENOG503Q4MB~COG:G) — encoded protein: MLGMDDKHQDVSHTENRLKYGENTGPVGGITPPIPTATAPSGSPYGDSSLLGGNARVPDVDSDTAQVPERPQLVNGQDADADLGLYLDLASADAPQPIRGDYGDVDPGPRTFDYEKLNPDLFAPPGTDAGSVPNAVWPLGLSHNRPGYRGRSGWARQQNTDVLPNAKRMAGVDMKLAPNAYRELHWHTAGEWALVLKGCVRVAAINDENQSFTDDLCEGDVWFFPPGVPHSIQAFDKGVEFLLVFDEGDFDENGTFLVSEMFARTPREVLSKNFHADVDAFKDLPDGELYIFNGTRQPKDIGQQNTTAPGGFLSGNGSYTYHWSRQEPYRVPGGSVKILDPRTFPIATMFSAALVTVQPGAMREMHWHTTSDEWDYFLQGSGRATIYHAPSAGRTFDFTAGDVGYISQAEAHYVENTGAEDLVFLEVLQAPKFSDVSVAQWLALTPRQTVKDHLKLPDKLLDSLPKEKTILKAGNRNLTALTGGGKAYEP
- a CDS encoding uncharacterized protein (EggNog:ENOG503Q4MB~COG:G), which gives rise to MRFTSSTAVALLLARSASAAPQLKYGENTGPVGGITPPIPTATAPSGSPYGDSSLLGGNARVPDVDSDTAQVPERPQLVNGQDADADLGLYLDLASADAPQPIRGDYGDVDPGPRTFDYEKLNPDLFAPPGTDAGSVPNAVWPLGLSHNRPGYRGRSGWARQQNTDVLPNAKRMAGVDMKLAPNAYRELHWHTAGEWALVLKGCVRVAAINDENQSFTDDLCEGDVWFFPPGVPHSIQAFDKGVEFLLVFDEGDFDENGTFLVSEMFARTPREVLSKNFHADVDAFKDLPDGELYIFNGTRQPKDIGQQNTTAPGGFLSGNGSYTYHWSRQEPYRVPGGSVKILDPRTFPIATMFSAALVTVQPGAMREMHWHTTSDEWDYFLQGSGRATIYHAPSAGRTFDFTAGDVGYISQAEAHYVENTGAEDLVFLEVLQAPKFSDVSVAQWLALTPRQTVKDHLKLPDKLLDSLPKEKTILKAGNRNLTALTGGGKAYEP